A single genomic interval of Staphylococcus hyicus harbors:
- the pgsC gene encoding poly-gamma-glutamate biosynthesis protein PgsC has protein sequence MIGSELYFSLFVGIVLSLIFAEKFGITPAGLVVPGYLALIFDQPIMLLSILVISCLTYFIVVHGVSRVAILYGRRKFAAMILTGMILKFLFDLIYPLAPFEIVQLSGIGIVIPGIIANTIQKQGTITTLASCMLLTGITYIILFAYSFIK, from the coding sequence TTGATAGGTTCAGAGTTATATTTCTCGCTATTCGTAGGTATTGTATTAAGCTTAATCTTTGCCGAAAAATTTGGTATTACCCCTGCTGGACTCGTAGTACCTGGTTATTTAGCACTCATCTTTGATCAGCCAATCATGTTACTTTCAATTTTAGTGATTAGCTGTCTTACATACTTTATCGTTGTACACGGTGTAAGTCGCGTCGCAATTTTATACGGACGCCGTAAATTTGCTGCAATGATTTTAACGGGTATGATACTCAAATTCCTGTTTGATTTGATTTACCCTTTGGCACCTTTTGAAATCGTACAACTTTCAGGTATTGGTATCGTTATTCCTGGAATTATTGCAAACACAATTCAAAAACAAGGTACAATCACTACTTTAGCATCTTGTATGTTATTAACAGGTATCACATATATCATTCTATTTGCTTATAGCTTTATTAAGTAA
- the sph gene encoding sphingomyelin phosphodiesterase codes for MKLIFRMIMMLCLVVAIPLFSVQGASQQSPLHIATHNVYLMPRALYPNWGQMARVNLIAKAPYMQHNEVVILNELFDEKASAQLKANLQDTYPYQTPILGENRSAWDDAHGNIPNTKITNGGVAILSRYPIMQQEQHVYTQGRGSDAMAKKGFVYIKINKNGQPYHIIGTHLQSDNSERSRPKDAAVRSSQMAEIQQFIRQKHIPKNEMVIIGGDMNVMKDTSEYHNMLSQLNVAPPSFSGHPYTWDTEKNSIAKYNYPDLKP; via the coding sequence ATGAAGTTAATCTTTCGCATGATTATGATGTTGTGTTTGGTTGTAGCGATACCACTCTTTTCTGTTCAAGGTGCATCGCAACAATCTCCCCTTCATATTGCGACGCATAACGTTTATTTGATGCCTCGTGCTTTATATCCAAATTGGGGACAAATGGCACGTGTTAATCTCATTGCTAAAGCCCCTTATATGCAACACAATGAGGTGGTGATACTGAATGAATTATTCGATGAGAAAGCTTCTGCGCAATTAAAGGCAAACCTTCAAGACACATATCCCTATCAAACACCCATTTTAGGTGAAAATCGCTCAGCATGGGATGATGCACATGGGAATATTCCAAATACTAAAATAACAAATGGCGGTGTTGCCATTTTGAGTCGTTATCCAATCATGCAACAAGAGCAACATGTCTATACACAAGGTAGAGGCTCCGATGCAATGGCTAAAAAAGGATTTGTTTATATTAAAATCAATAAAAATGGTCAACCTTATCACATCATTGGCACACATCTTCAGTCTGATAATAGTGAACGTTCCCGTCCTAAAGATGCGGCGGTGAGATCGAGTCAAATGGCTGAAATACAACAGTTCATCCGACAAAAACATATTCCTAAAAATGAAATGGTCATCATTGGTGGAGATATGAATGTCATGAAAGATACAAGTGAATATCACAACATGTTATCTCAATTAAATGTCGCACCACCTTCTTTTTCAGGTCACCCCTATACATGGGATACAGAAAAGAATAGCATTGCGAAGTACAATTATCCTGATTTAAAACCATAA
- the pgsB gene encoding poly-gamma-glutamate synthase PgsB, producing the protein MFLVIFFTALILVLAMREIYVHNKRINSIPVRININGIRGKSTITRLIYGILREDQMKVIGKTTGTDARMLYWYTDEEFPVVRKPQGPNIGEQRDILKIVNKEGAEAIVNECMAVNPDYQIIFQKQLLKANIGVIVNVMEDHMETLGPTLDDVAESFTATIPYNGKLVVMKDEYTDFFKKVADQRNTETIVVDKDDIDEALLRRFDYIVFPDNVAIALGVAKAVGIKEDRMIDGMLNAPPDSGAVRVKYFNKNNTQNVFVNAFAANEPKSTKAILQKVIDYKYPFKKIVIILNCRADRLDRTKLFAENFITNVEYDTLICVGKSTQAVTETMKNECPDKKYLNFEGRPFSEVEQAIFEECHEALIFTVGNIHGSGKHVINLMEGLD; encoded by the coding sequence TTGTTTTTGGTAATTTTCTTTACTGCTTTGATTTTAGTTTTGGCCATGAGAGAAATCTATGTCCATAACAAACGCATCAATAGTATTCCTGTTCGAATTAACATCAATGGGATACGTGGTAAATCAACGATTACTCGATTGATTTACGGTATTTTACGTGAAGATCAAATGAAGGTTATCGGTAAAACAACTGGTACAGATGCACGCATGCTTTATTGGTATACAGATGAAGAGTTTCCGGTTGTACGTAAACCTCAAGGACCAAATATAGGGGAACAAAGGGATATTTTGAAAATAGTGAATAAGGAAGGCGCAGAAGCCATCGTCAATGAATGTATGGCTGTAAACCCTGACTATCAAATTATTTTCCAGAAACAACTATTAAAAGCCAATATAGGGGTCATCGTTAACGTAATGGAAGACCATATGGAAACATTAGGTCCTACATTAGACGATGTGGCAGAATCATTTACTGCAACAATTCCATATAATGGAAAACTTGTTGTAATGAAAGATGAATACACAGACTTCTTTAAGAAAGTTGCAGATCAACGTAATACAGAAACAATTGTTGTTGATAAAGATGACATCGATGAAGCGTTATTACGTCGCTTTGATTACATCGTCTTCCCAGACAACGTTGCAATTGCCTTAGGTGTTGCCAAAGCAGTAGGTATTAAAGAAGACAGAATGATTGATGGCATGCTTAACGCCCCACCAGACAGTGGTGCTGTTCGTGTGAAGTACTTCAATAAAAACAATACGCAAAATGTCTTCGTCAACGCGTTTGCCGCAAATGAACCAAAATCAACAAAAGCAATTTTACAAAAAGTTATAGATTATAAATATCCATTCAAAAAGATTGTTATCATTTTAAACTGTCGTGCAGACAGGCTTGATAGAACAAAATTGTTCGCTGAAAATTTCATTACAAATGTAGAATATGACACGCTCATTTGTGTCGGTAAAAGTACACAAGCTGTAACAGAAACAATGAAAAATGAATGTCCAGATAAAAAATATTTAAATTTCGAAGGACGTCCATTTAGTGAAGTCGAACAAGCAATTTTTGAAGAATGTCATGAAGCGTTAATCTTCACTGTCGGAAATATTCACGGTAGTGGTAAACACGTCATCAATTTAATGGAAGGGTTGGATTAA